Below is a window of Myroides profundi DNA.
TTAAAGCAGTTTGAACCTTTTGGCCCTGGTAATCCTAGTCCTTGTTTCTTGACAAAAGAGGTCTTCGATACAGGATATGCAAAATTAGCAGGAGCAAGAGGAGAACATCTAAAAGTAAGCTTTAAGCAGAGAAGAAATCCTGGATATAAGTTTAGTGCAATAGGTTTTAACCTAGGTGCTCAGTATGAGAATGTGAAGGATAAGCAGCACGTAGACATCATTTACTCTATCGAGGAGAACAACTGGAGAAATAAAACTACTATTCAATTGCAAATAAAAGACCTACAGTTGTCTTGGTAATTGAATAAAGTGTTATTTTTATCCTTGATTAAAACTAATTATCAATCCTAATTTTATAAAAAATGAAAATCGCAGTAGTAGGCGCTACCGGTATGGTAGGTGAAATCATGCTAAAAGTATTAGCGGAGAGAAATTTTCCTGTAACAGAATTAATTCCTGTGGCTTCTGAGAAGTCTGTAGGTAAGGAAGTGGAATTTAAGGGTAAGAAGTATACCATAAAGTCCATGGAAGAGGCTGTTATGATGAAGCCGGATATTGCTTTATTTTCTGCAGGAGGAAGTATCTCTCTAGAGTGTGCTCCAAAGTTCGCTGAGGTAGGTACTACAGTTATAGATAATTCGTCGGCATGGAGAATGGATCCAACGAAGAAATTAATCGTACCTGAGATTAATGCTGATTCTTTAACGAAAGAAGATAAAATTATTGCTAACCCTAACTGTTCTACTATTCAGTTAGTGATGGCATTATCTCCTTTACACAAGAAATATGGGATTAAGAGAGTGGTAGTATCAACGTATCAGTCTATTACTGGTACAGGTGTGAAAGCTGTAAAACAGCTAGAGAATGAGTACAAGGATGTGAAAGGGGATATGGCTTATAACTATCCTATACACCGTAACGCTATTCCTCACTGTGATGTGTTCGAAGATAACGGGTACACTAAAGAGGAAATGAAACTAGTAAAAGAAACGAAGAAGATTCTTAGAGATGACACTGTATTAGTAACAGCTACAGCTGTGCGTATCCCTGTAGTGGGTGGGCATAGTGAGACTGTGAATATTGAGTTTGAAAAAGATTTTGACTTAGGAGATATTAGACAAATTCTACATGAGACTCCTGGTATCACAGTACAAGATAATACAGATACAAATACTTATCCAATGCCGTTATACGCAGAAGGAAAAGACGATGTGTTCGTAGGGCGTATCAGAAGAGATGAGAGTCAGAAAAATACAATGAATATGTGGATCGTAGCAGATAACCTTAGAAAAGGAGCAGCTACGAATACCGTACAAATAGCAGAGTACTTAGTAGCAAATAAGTTAGTATAATTCACTCAGCTAAAGATATCTAAAGCATCAAGTGTATTACTTGGTGCTTTTTTTGTATATTCAATCTCGTCAATTTGTAATATTATGTAAATTGTTGATAGATTGTGTATAAAAAGTCGTATCTTATCATAAATAAGTCTTTATATACTAGTTTAATGTTTAAATTTGTAGTATGATTCTCAAAACTCGATTATTATGTGCAGAATACTGTTAATAGATGACCATCCTCTTATCGTAGAAGGATATGTGCTGGCGCTCTCTAAAGATAAATTAGGACTTGGTGAGGTTGTCTTTGAAAAGTCTTTTGACTGTTTACTTGCCAAAGAAACTATAGACGCTGCAGTGGAACGGGGTGATCTATTTGACCTTGCTATTGTTGATTTTTCTTTGCCTAGTAAGGAAGGAGCATTATTACGAGATGGAGGAGATATAGTTGCTTATATAAAGAAAGTAATGCCTTACTGTAAGACTATTATTCTGACAGGTCATACGGAAGTGATTACAATCTATAATATCGTTAAAAACATTAGACCTGATGGGTTAGTAAGTAAGCATGAGATAACACCTGATAACTTATTAGATATCGTAAAACGCGTATTGATAGGAGACCGTTATCAGAGTGATATCGTGAAGCACTGCTTAAATGAAATAGTAAGAAAAGAAGTGATGTATGATGATTATAATAGAGAGATTCTAGTGTTGTTATCTAAAGGATATAAACTACAAGAATTAGAAAATCACATTCCACTATCTAACCCTGCTATCAAGAAAAGATTGGCAAAGATGAAGCATGTGTTCGAAGTATCGGATACTGCTAATCTAATACAATTAGTACTAAAAGAAGGTTTCGTATAAGTCATGATAAAGCACTCTGTAAAGAGTGCTTTTTGTTTATATAAAGGTTTGTTACTTTTATTTTTAGCTCTAATTATTTGTAACTATGATAATTGTCATTTTTTTGCTTGGTGATCAATAGTACTTTTAATCTCGAAAAAAAGTAAGATATGAAAATAGAACAGATATATACGGGCTGTATTGCACATGCTGCTTATTATGTAGAGAGTAATGGTGAGGCGGCAATATTTGACCCTCTTCGAGATGTAGAGCCTTATCTAGAAAGAGCTAAAAGCGATAATGCAGTAATTAAGTATGTATTCGAAACACACTTTCATGCAGACTTTGTGAGTGGACACCTTGATATTATGGAGAAGACAGGAGCGAAGATTGTGTTCGGACCTACTGCGGCTCCTAGCTATGAAGCTATTATAGCAGAAGATAATCAAGTGTTTAAACTTGGGAACATTCAGATAAAAGTATTACATACTCCAGGACATACGATGGAGAGTAGTACCTATCTTATTATAGATGAAGAGGGTAAAGAGCACGCAATCATTAGTGGAGATACACTATTCATCGGAGATGTAGGTCGTCCTGACTTAGTACAGCTAGTTAAATCTGAGATTACAGAAGAGATATTGGCTAGACATTTATTCCAATCACTTCGTAATAAAATTATGGTGTTACCTGATGATGTAATCGTGTATCCTAATCATGGTGCAGGGTCTGCCTGTGGTAAGAATATGAGTAAGGAAACGGTGGATACCTTAGGTAATCAGAAAAAAACGAACTATGCGCTACGTGCTGATATGACAGAAGATGAGTTCGTAGTAGAGTTATTAACTGGATTAGCAACACCGCCTCAGTATTTTCCTAAAAATGTATTGATGAACATAACGGGATACGAGCAGCTAGATACAATCTTAGATAGAGGGAAAACTCCGCTGAGTGTAGAGGCTGTGAAGGAACAGATGAAGAAGAAAGAAGTGATTCTGTTAGATACACGTATGCCACAGACGTTCTCAGAGGGCTTTATACCTAGTAGTATTAATATTGGGCTAAATGGTCAGTTCGCTGTTTGGGTAGGTGAATTGATAAAAGATATAAAAGCACCTATCGTTCTAATTACAGAGTTGGGTAAAGAAGAGGAGAGTATGATTAGATTATCCAGAGTAGGATATGATAATACGATAGGGTATCTAGAAGGTGGAATAGAAGCATGGAAGAGTGCAGGTGAGCCAATAGATACGATTACTCGTATAACGCCTCAAGAGATGGATAGGTTGTATCTAGAGGATAAAGGAGTACTGTTAGACGTGCGTAAGATAAATGAGTTTAGATCAGAGCATCTAGAAGATTCAGTGAGTCTTCCGCTGAATGAATTAGAAGATAAAATTAATGTACTATCAAGAGATAAGAAGTATATCATCTACTGTGCTGGAGGATATAGAAGTATGATGGCTGCATCTATATTATATAAGTATGGAATTACGAATCTAGTGGATGTGTTAGGGGGATATAATGCGATAAGTAAGGAGAGTACACTAGACCATACAGACTTTGTGTGTCCTACATCTATGTTATAACTGTCTTCATGTTGTTCTCAAGATAGAGTTATAAAGGTTAGTTAGTTTACGTGTTGTAAAACACAATCGAGAACAAAAGTTAGAAAAGTTAAAAAAAAGGAAAGAAATTATGCTGAAACAGAGTAGGTATTTATAGCTTTGTTTATCATAATAGACGTAATATGGCAAAAATAGTAGGATTAGTAGGTGTAGGACTAATCGGAGGGTCTATCGTTTTAGACCTTAAAGAAAAAGGGTTTGTAACGAAGGTATTGGCTTCAGATTTATCTGAGCGCAATGCCAGTAAGGCATTAGAACTACGTATCGCAGACGAAATCGTAGAACTAGATGCGTTAATAGAGAAATCAGATATTATCATTATAGCAACACCAGTGAATGCGAGTGTGAAACTGGTGTCGTATGTGTTAGACAGAGTAGGAGATGGACAGTATGTAATGGATGTGGGGTCTACGAAGTCTTTATTAGATAAAGAGATAGAAGGGCATAGCAGAAGAGGGCAATTCGTAGCTACGCATCCGATGGCAGGTACAGAGTTTAGTGGACCAGAGGCGGCGTTTAAAGGGTTGTTTAAAGATAGGGTGGCAATCATCTGTAACCCTGAAAAGTCTAATCCTAAAGCCCTAAATGCAATCTCTGAACTATATTATCACTTAGAGATGCGCATGATTTTAATGGATGCTGACTCGCACGATGAACATGTAGGATATGTGTCTCATCTGTCTCATGCGATATCTTATGCACTGGCAGTAGCAGTCTTAGATAAAGAGAAAGATGATACAGCTATCTTTAATCTAGCAGCAGGAGGGTTTGCTTCTACTGTTCGATTAGCAAAGAGTTCAGTAGATATGTGGTTGCCTATTTTTGAGCAGAATGCAGAGCATGTATTGCCTATTTTAGATACATATCTGGAGAAGTTAACTCAGTTCAAAACGTATTTAGAAGCAGGAGATACTAAGGGATTGGCTGGTTTTATAGCAGAGGCAAATCGCATAAAGGATAAATTGAAAAAATAAGTAGAGAGTGCTAAAGATAAAGTAGTTTTGATTAACTTGTTAGTTCAATAAAAAATAGACATTATGATTACACATATAGTGATGTGGAGGCTGAAAGATGAAAATAAAGAAGCCAATAAATTAGAAATAAAACGACTATTAGAAGATTTAAAAGGAAAGATAGAGGTACTAGAATCTATCGCTGTATCATTTAATGACCCTGAAGCAGATCCAAAAAACTTCGAAGTGATTTTACATACAACATTTAAGAATCTTCAAGACTTAGATATTTATGCAAAACACCCTGAGCATCTAAAAGTAGTTGATTTTATTAAATCAGTAGTAACAGAGAGAGTAGCCATAGACTACTAGTGATGTATAATAGTACAGCTTTTTTTGTATAAAAAGTTAGTTATTTAGTTATCGATTTTAGTTTAAAAGCAGTTTGTCCAATGGGATAAGCTGCTTTTTTTATTGGTGTAAATAATAGGATTGAAGACTTAATGTGTGTGTTTTTAGTTTTATATTGATATTTTATGTTTAAATTTAACTTAAAATAGTAATTGATTAAAGTGTTATATGAAAAGAATAGCCCTGTCATTATTGTGTTTAATGTTGCCTGTACTAACGGTTACAGCACAGACTAAAATAGATTTTACAGATATAGAAATTGTCAATCTTGGAGATGGCCAACGCTATATTAAAGAAGTTAAGTCATCTACTCCTCTTAATGGAAAGAAACGAATCATAAACGGAGTAACCGAACAGTATATAGATGTGGACTTAAAGGATGGTATGTTAAATGGTAAATGGGAGTACTACGATAAAAGTAAGTTGAAAGAATTACTTAATTTTAAAAATGGGTACATGGATGGCAAGCAACAAGCTTTCTTTGTGGCAACTGGTAAGCCGGAATATGAAGGGAATATGAAGATGGGTAAGAAACACGGAGAGTGGATATACTTCAGTAGTAATGGAAATAAACGTGAGATGGAGGTATATGCAGATAATAGTATGACAAAACGCGTTACTTACTATACTAGTGGTCAGGTAGAGCAAGAGCGAAACTTTAAACAAGGTAAAGAAGATGGTGTGTCTAAGGCATTCACTAATGAAGGAAAGATGAAGTATGAACGTACATTCGTCAATGGAAAACAGATCGGTAAAGAGCGTTCATTGATTTCGTCTAACAATGGTGATTTCTTTATCACTTGTAATTATAATGACAAAGGAAATAAAGATGGTGATTACACTGAAGAATGGGCTGATTCTAAAAAGCCAAAAGCTAAAGGAAAATATCTGAATGGACAGAAGGATGGTAAATGGACTGAATGGACTTCTAGAGGAGATGTGAAGAAGGAAGAAACATACAAGAATGGTGTGAGACAGTAATCTAATCAACAATTAATTAATGCAAAAGAGAATAACTCTTCTTTTAGGTGTAATGATGCTATTTAGTAATTATATACCTACAGATAAAGCATTTGATTTGAAGAGGAACTATAATTTTTGGTGAATAAGGAAACTCTTGTAATAAGAGAAAAAGGAAAGATAATACTTAATATACGTATGCTAGAGAGTCTTCCTGAACTAAAATAATATAATAAAACAAAAGCTCTTAGAGATTCTCTAAGAGCTTTTGTTTTTAATCTTGCATAAATGCACCTATAGGGATGATAACCATACCTGATACATTATAGCCCTGTACTTTAGTGATAAATAGAGGCATATTCTTAACCTGTTGAAGTATTTTATCTTCGATAGTTGAAGGAACTTCTAGTAAATACATATTGATAGGTTCTGCTGTACCATCTAGGTTAACACTTAATGTCAGTCTTGCATCAGAAGCTAATTGTATATTTTCTTCATTCAGTATTGAGATGATATTGTGATAAGTCCATTCTACTAAAGCTCTATCTCCTCCAGGGAATACAGGAGCGATAGGTTTGTTATCTTTAAACTTAGGAGGTAAGTCAGCAGGATGTTCTGTTAGATCTCTTACTTCTTTTACCTTCATTAATATCCCCTTATCATTAGGTGTATAGACCTTATGGTGTAGTTTATTGTTTATAAGATCATATTCGATATGATGTAGTTCGGTATCGTTCTTTCTGTAGATACCATTAGTGATGGTAGTATTGGTGCTTAAGTCTCTAACTTCTGCAGATAGCGCAGTTCTAGATATGTCGCCTACTATGATATAATCTGTTTCTTCAGTTGTATCTGTTTTGATGATTTGCGTATATATTTTGAAAGGATATCCTTGTAAGATAATCTCCTCTCTAAGTTCCTGTTCTTGAGCGTTCATTGAGATAGCTGTGCATACTAAGACAAGTAGTGCTATGATTTGCTTCATATTTTTGAGTAGAATAAGTGGTTTCGATTAGTATTGTAATAAGATATATTACAAGTTATTAGTTGTATTAAAAAAGCTCTTAGAGTATTTCCAAGAGCTTTTAGTATTGTTATTCTTCCATTTCTCCACAGATAGGAGTCTCGAAAGCAGTTTTAAAGTCTGTTAAGTCTTTTTGTTTGAGTAAGAACATTAGCTTAGTAATGGCAGCCTCTGTGGTAATATCTTTACCAGAGATAACGCCTATTTCTTTTAGCTCTGTACTTGTCTCATATTTACCCATATGTACACTACCGCTAGAACACTGAGTAACGTTGATTACTTTAAGTCCCTTTTTAATAGCCTGTCCTAATGTTGTTAAGAACCATGCTTCAGTAGGTGCATTACCAGCTCCATAAGTCTCAAGTACGATTCCTTCAAGATCTTTAATATTTAGAATAGCCTCTAATACATTCTGCTGTATACCAGGGAATATCTTTAGAATCATCACATTACTAGACATTTCTTTATGTACGAGTAATGGTTCTTGAGTATGTGTATAGTTGAGTAGAGGTTTATTGATACGCAGGTTCACTCCTGATTCTGCTAAATGAGCAATATTAGGAGAGGTAAACGCATTAAATAATTCAGCACTTACTTTAGAAGTTCTATTTCCTCTATATAATTTGTATTCAAAGTATAAACATACCTCCTGAATGACAGGAGTATTGTTCTCTTGTACAGCAGCTACCTGAATAGCCGTGATAAGGTTTTCTTTAGCATCTGTACGCAAGTCTCCAATAGGAAGCTGAGAACCTGTTAATATTACAGGTTTGCGCAAGTTCTGAAGCATAAAGCTTAGTGCAGATGCTGAGTATGACATCGTATCCGAACCGTGTAGAATAACGAATCCGTCAAACTTATCATAGTTCTCTTCTACTACACTTGCCATCTTCCCCCATAAGGCAGGGCTCATATCAGAAGAGTCTATCGGTGTTTCGAATGAATAGGTCTCTATCGAACACTCTAGCATGTGTAACTCAGGTATACGCTCTACTAACTGATCAAAATTGAACGCACGTAAAGCACCTGTTTTAAAGTCTTTTACCATACCGATAGTTCCACCAGTATAGATTAAAAGAATAGCAGGACTATTGTTCATCACTCAATTTTAGTTTATTAATAACAGGATTAGCATACATAGCTAAGAAGCCATCTACGATTATTTTGTTCTCTTTATCTACACGTAGTTCAAGACGTCTTTCAAATAATTGCCTCTCTTTCTCTGTATATTTATCAGCGAACTTATTGCTGTTATGCATAATATCATAAGCAATATAGTTAGTAGGCCATAAGAAATAGTTAGCAATAATAGACTTATCTATTTCTGTAGCTACAGCTTGCATTTGCTTATTAGTCTTATCTACAGTGTTTTTAATATTATCTAATTCTTGGTCTAGAACATCTCCTACATGGATATGAATACCACGTTTTTGACCGATGATTCCACTGTATAAGTTGATAAAGTCTTCATTCTTATCTTTGATATATACTTCATCATTCGCTTTAGCTAATAGCTGAGGCATCTTAAGTGCATCCGTAGGATCATACTCATATGAGATAGATACAGGTACTATCTTCACTTTTTTGAAGTAGTCCATTAAGTTAGCCTCATCAGACGCCATTCCGATCATCTTCAGCACTCCCTGATGAGTTGCATCATTTCCATCTTTGGTACGTCCTTCTCTCTGTGCTATCCACACAGATCTGTTCTCTTCGAATAAAAGATGTTGTATATATTCAGACATTAGTTTAGAACTTTCTAATAGTTCTCTAGGTGGTAATCCACGTTTAACTAAGAAGTTTCTATTTACTTTAGCTAGCGCTAGTAAAAATGATTTCTGCACTAGGTTATCCCCTATAGCAGAGGCTGTCATAACTAATTTATTGTCTTTAAGAGCAACGTTGAGAAGAGAAGTATCCATAAGGATATCTCTATGGTTAGATACGTATAGATAAGCTGTGTCTTTATCTAATTTATCAAACCCAGAAGTTGTCAAACCATTAGAGCTTTTCTCTAGGATTCGTTGAATAGAGTGGTAGGCAAAATCATCTTGAAATTGTTGAATAGACTTTACTTCCTTTAAGGCATTCATCCATTCCTCTTCCGTTTTATTAGGAAAAGTATATCCCATTAACGCTTTTATCATTGGGTGTTTAGAAATCTGTTGCAAGACTTCGTGTACCTCGTGATCGTGGTAGTGGCGTATAGAATCAAACTTAGACATTAGTGTAATGTATTATTATAAACAAGTTATGTTGTTTTCGTGTTTTAAATTCCAAACACAGCTATTGAATTTGCTGTAGTTTGTTTTGCTATCTCTTCTAGAGGAAGCGCGTAAATATCGGCTAATTTTTCTGCAATATTTACGATATATGCACTTTCATTTCTTTTTCCTCTAAAAGGGACAGGTGCAAGGTACGGAGAATCAGTCTCTAATACGATATGCTCTAGCGGTATTTTGTTTAAAAACTGATCTATTTTACCATTTTTAAACGTTGCTACCCCACCTATACCTAGCTTTAGGTTATAAGAAATAGCTTTTAGCGCTTGCTCTTCTGTACCTGTGAAGCAGTGGAATATCCCTCTAAGGCCTTCTCCTTTTTCTCGTTCTAGTACTTCGAACACTTCGTCAAAAGCATCTCGACAGTGTATATTAATAGGCAATTTATATTTCTTTGCCAATTGTATTTGATATTGAAAAGCTTCTTGCTGTATGGCTAAAGTACTTTTATCCCAATACAGGTCAATGCCTATCTCTCCTACAGCGTAATAAGTACGTCGTTCGAGTTCACGCTCTACGTAAGCTAACTCCTCTTTATACGTTTCTGGCTTTACATCAGTAGGATGTAGTCCCATCATAAGAAATACATTATTAGGGAACTCTTGCTCTAGTTCAAACATTGCATTGCTGTAACTTGAATCTATCGCTGGTATAAAAAAACGCGTAACTCCACTAGATATTGCACGATTTATTGTTTCTTTACGATCTTCTGCAAAAGCATCTGAGTATAAATGTGTATGCGTGTCAGTAAATATCATTCTAATATTGTATTTTTCTATAATGTTAGATTAATGCTACAAAAGTACCTTTTAAAAAGAATTTAAACTACATTTGATTGATGGAAAACATGAAAGATATATTAAAAAAGGGAGGATATAAGAAAATTAAGTTTAAAATATCTAAAACGAACCACCTTTTTATCAAGGCTAAAATCAATGGAATCCTAGGAGACTTTATCCTAGATACAGGAGCATCTAATAGTTGTATTGATTTTAGTCATATAGACCATTTTAATATTTTTCCTGAGAACTCATCTACTAAAGCTTCAGGTGCAGGAGCTAATGGAATGCATACCCAAGTAGCTTATCATAATCATTTACAAATGAGCCGTTGGCATAACAAGAGTTTTAACCTAGTAATTATAGATTTAACTCATGTCAATGTTGCCTTAATAGAGTATAAAGTAAAGACTGTACACGGGATTATAGGCTCAGATGTATTACTACAAGGGAATGCAATTATTGATTATAAAGAGCAAGTGCTTTATATTCAATAAATCTATTGTCTTGATTTACTCCACTCTTCTGCTACTAGTTCTAATTCTTTATACCAGTCTTCACCATATTTTCTGATTAGAGGGGCTTTTAAGAACTTATATACAGGTACACTTAACTCTTGACCTAGCGTACAAGCATCACTACAGATATGCCATTTGTGATAGTTCACAGCAGAGAAAGAAGAGAACTCTTTGATACGTATAGGATATAAGTGACATGAGATAGGCTTTTTCCAGTCGATTAGACCTTCGTTATACGCTTTCTCTATTCCACATAGTGCCATTTCATTTTCGTAGATTACATAAGCACATTCTCCACCTTCTATTAGAGGAGTCTCATACTCATCATCATCACCATATACAGATGTACCTTGTTCTTCTATTGCCTTAATACCTTCAGGACGTAAGAAAGGTTTTACTTTATCATATACAGCTCTAAGTATCTCTACTTCATCATCTTCTACAGGTGCTCCTGCATCTCCGTCTATACAGCACTCCCCTTTACAAGCCGAAAGGTTACATACGAATTCTTTTTCTAGAACTTCTTCTGATACGATTGTTTTTCCTATTTGAAACATCTGAATATTATAATTAATTGGCTGCAAAATTACAAATCTTTATGTAATAAAGAGACTTACCCTTTAGATTAACCTTTTTCACTAAGTAATTTAGGATGAATATAAAGTTCATAATATAAGATAGTTGTATCAGATCAGTAGAATAGTGTTAATTACGCTATTATTTTACGTGTTAATATTTTTTAGATTATTTCATATTAGCGCTTATATCTATGAGGTGAGATTCAACAATAGTGATGACTTCTTGATAAAAATAGTGAAAAACCACGTTTTATGACTTTAATATCTCGTTGTTAAAATATATAGTGGTAATGTTAAAGGATTGTCCGAGTGGTGGTTTTTTTGTACTTTCGGATGGTAAAATCAAATTCTTTATCATTCGAAATGAAAATTTTTAGTTACATAGTTATAGCATTTGTAGTTGCATTGATTGTATTAAATATCACAATGTTAGACTTTAATAACCTATTCCAAGGGGATAGTCTAATCGCATTAATAGGTATTGTAGCCTTGCTTTGTGCAGTATGCATCTTATTGATTTACCGTACATCTAAAATGATAAACGATAAAACAAAATAAGACCTATGGAAGTATTCGATGTACTAATCATAGGGGGAGGTGTATCAGGAGTTTCTTGTGCACAAGTTATTGGTAGTGCTGTAAAGAAACCTTTTGTAACAGATAAGAAAGTAGGTATTATTATGCATCAGAAGAGCTCAATGCTTCAAGATGCTATCTTCTATAATGCTTATGGAGTAAAACAAGGAACTTTAGGAAAAGACCTATTAGAACAGTCTATAGAAGACTTAAATTACTACAACCACATTGACCAAATCGCAGGTGAGAAGGTTATTTCTGTACAGAAGAGAGATGGAGTATTTGAAGTTAAGACGAATAAGGAAGTATACTATACTTCACTTGTAGTAGTAGCTATTAATTCTAGTCCTACTTTTGAAGTAGAAGGATTAATGGAATATGTGATACCACATAAGAAGTCACTAGCTGCTAAGAATAGAATCCAGTTGAGAAACGAAGATCATTTAGTGACAGAAGGAGTTTATGTGGCAGGAACATTAGCAGGACATAGAAGTCAGTTAGCAATAGCTGCAGGTAGTGGAGCTGCTGTAGCTACAGACATTCTGACTTTGTGGAATGGGGGAATAGAAACACATAGCCATGATAGTACTAGAGTGAAGTAATAAGATAAAAAAAAGAGGTAGTTTAATCCAGATTAAACTACCTCTTTTTTTTGTATTGATATTTTTTAACCTAGATTATGCAATAGACATATAAACGAAAAGTAATTATACAAAATAGGTCTGAATTAGTGATAAAAGGATACTATAGTATGGTTTTAGAGCTAATGAAAGAACTATGAAGTAGAATTGCTTTGTAGTATTTGGCTAATGCGTAATGTGGGTTTAATAAACCAATCCTACATTATCTATCCATAAACGGCTATCCGTATTACCGATATACGCCCCTCCATTACTAGAAGAGAATTGTACGATTAGGTGAGTTACCTCGTCATCAGCAGTACCCCAACCTTCTTCTATGATCGGCACCATCTTACCTTTGCTATTTCTAGTGTAGTATGCATTGCTACCTGTTCTCAGTGCCATGTGAGCACCATAGTAACTCTGCTTCGTGATATCACCATAGTTTACAGTCAGACGGTGTTTGTTTTGCCATGTTTTTACAGACTTATCCATCAGTTCCCATCCCGTACCTATACGTTTAGCATACACATTTCCATCTTTGTCTTCCCATCTCTTTTGTAGTAGAATCTGTATCTCAGCTTTATCATTTCGCTTAGCATCAGTTCCGCTTCCCATACCATTCACACGTTTAGAAGGACCACCAGTAGTTACTTTATAGTCGAACTGTAGTGCTTTAGGCTTTTTAGTAAAAGGAATACCTGTTACTAGTTTACTTTGAGGGTTTTTAGTATCTGTGATAGGTTCTATCATTTCTCCTAAGAAGATTGTTCCACTAGCGAGTACATTGATATTAATTACCCCTAGTACTTTCACTTTCTCTATACGAGTCTCTAAACGAGCAGCGTACCCATTATCTCTTTTTTCAGGGAATACCGTTACACTCCCTTTCGTTATACCACTTACAGTAGCTAGTACAGATGAGGTAGCCCAAGGAGACTTTTTATTCTTATAAGGTGTATTGTCTTTTAGCGTATCTTTTGTTTCAGTGATCTCGTATAGGTATTGTGTATTACCCCCGATGATAAACGATTCTTTAATCTCGCGTACCATCCAGTGATCCATATTACCTAGTTTTATAGACTCTACTTTTTCACTCTGCGCCGTAGCTAGCAGTGGCATAGTACACATTGCTAGGGCTAGTATCTTTAGTTTAGTTTTGTGTATCATTGTTTTGTTGTTTATTCTTTAATATTATTCTTTTTCAGCATTTCGAAATCTTCTTTCTTCAAGTTCATTTTAGTATAAGGAACAGCGATATCGTGGTCATTTAAATACATACGAGCTTCTGCATTAAAAGCTCTATTGACTAACGATAAGTCCTTTTCTAGATAAGAAGTGCGAATATGTGCTGCATTGATCATC
It encodes the following:
- a CDS encoding MBL fold metallo-hydrolase → MKIEQIYTGCIAHAAYYVESNGEAAIFDPLRDVEPYLERAKSDNAVIKYVFETHFHADFVSGHLDIMEKTGAKIVFGPTAAPSYEAIIAEDNQVFKLGNIQIKVLHTPGHTMESSTYLIIDEEGKEHAIISGDTLFIGDVGRPDLVQLVKSEITEEILARHLFQSLRNKIMVLPDDVIVYPNHGAGSACGKNMSKETVDTLGNQKKTNYALRADMTEDEFVVELLTGLATPPQYFPKNVLMNITGYEQLDTILDRGKTPLSVEAVKEQMKKKEVILLDTRMPQTFSEGFIPSSINIGLNGQFAVWVGELIKDIKAPIVLITELGKEEESMIRLSRVGYDNTIGYLEGGIEAWKSAGEPIDTITRITPQEMDRLYLEDKGVLLDVRKINEFRSEHLEDSVSLPLNELEDKINVLSRDKKYIIYCAGGYRSMMAASILYKYGITNLVDVLGGYNAISKESTLDHTDFVCPTSML
- a CDS encoding Dabb family protein yields the protein MITHIVMWRLKDENKEANKLEIKRLLEDLKGKIEVLESIAVSFNDPEADPKNFEVILHTTFKNLQDLDIYAKHPEHLKVVDFIKSVVTERVAIDY
- a CDS encoding response regulator transcription factor translates to MCRILLIDDHPLIVEGYVLALSKDKLGLGEVVFEKSFDCLLAKETIDAAVERGDLFDLAIVDFSLPSKEGALLRDGGDIVAYIKKVMPYCKTIILTGHTEVITIYNIVKNIRPDGLVSKHEITPDNLLDIVKRVLIGDRYQSDIVKHCLNEIVRKEVMYDDYNREILVLLSKGYKLQELENHIPLSNPAIKKRLAKMKHVFEVSDTANLIQLVLKEGFV
- a CDS encoding aspartate-semialdehyde dehydrogenase; the encoded protein is MKIAVVGATGMVGEIMLKVLAERNFPVTELIPVASEKSVGKEVEFKGKKYTIKSMEEAVMMKPDIALFSAGGSISLECAPKFAEVGTTVIDNSSAWRMDPTKKLIVPEINADSLTKEDKIIANPNCSTIQLVMALSPLHKKYGIKRVVVSTYQSITGTGVKAVKQLENEYKDVKGDMAYNYPIHRNAIPHCDVFEDNGYTKEEMKLVKETKKILRDDTVLVTATAVRIPVVGGHSETVNIEFEKDFDLGDIRQILHETPGITVQDNTDTNTYPMPLYAEGKDDVFVGRIRRDESQKNTMNMWIVADNLRKGAATNTVQIAEYLVANKLV
- a CDS encoding toxin-antitoxin system YwqK family antitoxin → MKRIALSLLCLMLPVLTVTAQTKIDFTDIEIVNLGDGQRYIKEVKSSTPLNGKKRIINGVTEQYIDVDLKDGMLNGKWEYYDKSKLKELLNFKNGYMDGKQQAFFVATGKPEYEGNMKMGKKHGEWIYFSSNGNKREMEVYADNSMTKRVTYYTSGQVEQERNFKQGKEDGVSKAFTNEGKMKYERTFVNGKQIGKERSLISSNNGDFFITCNYNDKGNKDGDYTEEWADSKKPKAKGKYLNGQKDGKWTEWTSRGDVKKEETYKNGVRQ
- a CDS encoding prephenate dehydrogenase, encoding MAKIVGLVGVGLIGGSIVLDLKEKGFVTKVLASDLSERNASKALELRIADEIVELDALIEKSDIIIIATPVNASVKLVSYVLDRVGDGQYVMDVGSTKSLLDKEIEGHSRRGQFVATHPMAGTEFSGPEAAFKGLFKDRVAIICNPEKSNPKALNAISELYYHLEMRMILMDADSHDEHVGYVSHLSHAISYALAVAVLDKEKDDTAIFNLAAGGFASTVRLAKSSVDMWLPIFEQNAEHVLPILDTYLEKLTQFKTYLEAGDTKGLAGFIAEANRIKDKLKK